The segment GAGAACGCCGAAGACAGAAACAGCCTCCAGGAGGAAGAGGTGGCGGAAGAGGAAACGGAGGCATCGATTGCCGACCCGCTGGAGCCCTTCAATCGGGCCATGTTCCAATTTAACAACAAACTGTACTTCTGGCTGTTCAGGCCCCTGGCCCAAGGATATAATAAAGTGGTCCCCGAGCCGGCACGGAAAAGTGTCAAGAATTTCTTCACTAATCTCGGATTCCCGATCCGTTTTGTCAGTTCCCTCCTTCAGGCGGACTTCCAGGGTGCCGCCACGGAATTTGGGCGCTTCGCGGTGAACACTCTGTGGGGCGTGGGGGGTTTATTGGACCCTTCTTCAAGCCAGCAACTGGATATTCCCAAAAAGGAGGCGGACTTTGGGCAAACCTTGGGGGTCTACGGGGTGGGCCAGGGTTTCTACCTGGTCTGGCCAGTACTTGGACCCTCCAGCGCACGGGATTCGATCGGCATGGTCGGTGACTATTTCCTGGATCCCGTCAGTTATATCTCCCCCTGGTACGATTCCATAGGAGTCCGGGGGTACAAAGAAGTGAACGATATCTCCCTGAGGCTCGGAGACTATGAATCTTTCCTGGAGGCGGCTATTGATCCCTATGTGGCGCTGCGCGATGCCTATAGGCAATACCGGCTGAAGAAGGTCGAAGCGGGGAAAGAAAAAGCCGAGCCCGCCAGACCGGCGGGAGTGCGATAGGTTGAAAGGAAAGCCTGTCGGCCTGACCGGCCTGACCTTCGTTGCTTATGATGCTTATGCTGTGGGAGAGGTGAATCCATGAGGAAAGGGCGATTCCTGATGAATGGGCTTAAAGTGATTGGGGTATGGGCTTTCATACTTTTTACCATCCAGGGAACGGCGGCCGCCGGCGGACCGTTCGGCCCGCCCCGGCCCCTTTCCAAAGAAGAAGGGGGATTAGCTACGGCTATCGGCCATTGGCGCTACCAGGATGAATACACGAACGGGAAAGGACAGGTGATCAGACAAAATCAAATTTATTCCCAGTTGGGTTATGGGAAAAAAAATTGGGAAATATTCGGGCGAATCGGGATAGCCGACTTGAAAATCTCCGATGCCTTCCGTTCCACCCTGGTTTCGACGGTGACTTCTAAAAATGATTTTGAAGATAACTGGAATGGATTCGGGACGATGGGAGCTAAGGGGTTCTATCCTTTCAACGATCTCTTCGGGATTGGGGCCTTTTTCCAGGGCGCCACCTCTTTCCGGGATTTCACCGATCATGTTTCCGGGACCTCTAATGGCGCTCCCCTTCAAAGGGAACTCAAAGTGAGCCGGTTTTGGGAGGTGAATTTCGGCCTTGGCTTTCAAGTCGCGATTCCTCATGGTCTGAAACTCTATGCCGGTCCCTATGCCTGTTATTCGGAAGCCACGGTATCCTTGTCCCAGACCGTCCCCGGTCTGACTTCTGATACAGGGAACTTCAGGATTCATAACCGGACAAACATAGGGGGATTTGGCGGGATTTACCTGCCCCTGGGCCGGGGATTCCATTGGAATATTGAAGGGCAGTATTCCGAAAAATTTTCCTTTGGGACTGCTGTGACCTATTCTTATTGACTGGCTGCCGATGGCCTGAGACAGCCTTCCTGTTTCCAGCTTTTTGTCATTTTTTTGCTTGACATCCCGGGCCGGTCCTTTTATAAATCAGCCCGTCTGATTCCCCTTAAGGAGGACTATAAGTTTCCGGCATGACTATTATCATTAAGAGCGCTGTTGTTGACTTTTTCCAACCTTTTTATGACTTTTGCCTGGTATGCCCATCTTAAAAATCTGAGCAGCAAGCCCTGGTACCTGGCCGCCCTGGCCAGTTGGGGAATCGCCCTGCTGGAATACCTGATCCAGGTCCCGGCCAACCGCATCGGCTATACGGTCATGAATCTCGGCCAACTGAAGATTCTTCAAGAACTGATCACTCTTTCAGTTTTTGTCCCATTTTCCATTCTCTCTCTGGAGGGTTGCCCCTCCAGAGGCTGAATAGAACCTGTTTTAAGATAAATTAAAAAACAAACTGGAACTGAACCCCGCCCAGCCATTCCTTGCCGAAGTCGGGTTTGGCGGCGTCATTGGGCTTCTTGCCGTAATCATACATCGTGAATTCCGGGACCACATAGAAGCTGTCGGCGACCTTACAGCTAATGCCTATACCAACCATGGTCCGGGTAACGTTGTCATCCCCGGTTTTCCAGACATCGCTGTTGCTGGCTTTATCATAACCAAAATAGATATGGGGGGTGACTGAACCGATGTTGTAGGAAAGATCCACAAACCCATTCAACCCAGTGGTATTTTTGACCTTCCCGGTCGAATCCCTCAGATAGGAATGAAAACTGCTTTGCAGGGCTAGGACCCCGCTTAAGTTCTGGCCGTAGCCGGCTTGAACTACTCCGACAAAACCACCGGCAGTCACCTTCACCGGCAGTACAGCCAACCAGGAGGTCATGGTATCGTCAAACCCGCCGGGCATTTTATCCCATTTGACCTGCTGGTATAAACCAGCCGGAAAGAGGCTGATCACCCCGAAGTTCATCATTAATTTGGCGGCCACTGCCGGCAAGGTCGCATAGGAGGTCCGGGTTTGGTCGACATAAACATTAGGCTGCAGCAAGGTAATGGCATATCCGAAAGCCTTGGAAACATTCTGGGTGAACCGCACTTGCGGGTTCCGGGAATCATAAATACTTCCCCAGCCAAAGCCGCCAACATGGGCGCCATTATTTAACCCGATGTTTTGATAGGGACTCAGGGTGTATACGTACCCATCGTTTTTACCGGCCAGGATTTCGCAGTTGCCGAACCGGTACCAACCGTATAATTTGCGGGTCTCGATATAGTTGGTGACCCCTGCCCCAACGCCGTTGGTGGCCATGACTTCTCCGCCGTTACCCAGTTCCCAGTAGCCGCCGACTTTCCCGACTTCCAGGGATCCCCTTACACGGGAATGATTGGGTACGGCAGTAATAAACTGCGTTTGATCATCCACGCCCGTCAAATTTTTATCTCGATTCCAGTACCCGAAATCGGTCAAGAATAAACCCCCGATATACATCTTTTCACCTTTGGCCCCTTCGACCGTGAAGGCCTGAGCCGTCATGGCCAAAGCGACTAATAGAACTACCACTAAAGCAAGTATTCCTGATTTTTTCATCATTTTTTTCCTTTCCTTTCCGACTGATTAAAAACTTTTAAACAACCCGAATGCCAAACTTGAATACTCAAACAGCTTTTTTTGATTTTTCCCTGAAAACCACCCCCCTTCCCCTTATTCTTACTCCTGCTTGCCTTTTGGTTTTTTAATAAGCCCTCATACCTCCCTCCCCTTTGAAACCTCGAATCCAGGTTTTTTTCACTTGAAACTTGCATCTTGCAACTTTATTTTTAAACTGACCCCCGACCCCATTTTTCGCACTAACCCCTCATGCCCCAGGGCATCTCGAAACAAGAAATTTGTTTACTCCGAACTTGATTTTCCGGACCTTGAACCTTGACCCTGAACCGTATTTTCGAATTAAACAACCAGGGGCAAATAAAAAAGCGGCATGGCAGGAGGGTAGGGCTCCTTACCAGCCGCTTTTTTTATTTCTTACGCCGCCCTGAGGTTGGCCGACCCCAGAGCGGACCCCTGTAATGCTCTCCGGAAATCCCGGATTTCCGGAAAGGGCCTTCAGCAGTCAGCGATCAGTAAGCTAAAAGCTGAAGGTTGATTGCTCACATCGCTTCCTTTTGATAATCGGACTTTCGCATCATCAGTCTCAGGAAGCCTTCAATCACTTTTTTTTCTTTCTGGTTCATCACCTCAAATTTGATCGTTATGACGCCTTTATCCCTGCTCTTTGATTCTTGCATCCCGGTTACGGTCAGCTTCGAATAAATAGTATCATTGGCCCGGACAGGCAGAAAAAAAGTCCATCCGGTTTCGAGCAGGGCCATTACCGACCCATCCCAGTACCCGAGTTGATTGAACTTCCCGGTCATCTTGGAAACGGTTACAAGACCGTGGGCAATCCTCCCGCCAAAGGGGGTCGTTTTGGCAAACTCCTCATTGGTATGAAGGGGATTGTAATCACCGGAGAAGCCGGCAAATTGGATAATGTCACCCTGATCAATAGTTATGCCGTCGGTCTGAAATGTTTCGCCAAGAGAAAAGTCTTCAAAGTATTTTATATTAGGATTAATCTTCATCCTTTGTTCCCTCCCGAATTATAATTATGCTCTCATGCCCTATGGAGAACCACGAATGGTTCAAGGTTCATGGTTCATGGTTCAAGGTTGGGAAAAACCCATTTTTATGATTCGAGGTGCCTCAGCGCAAAAGGAGCGCGAAGGTTTAATGCGAAAAATAGGATTTCGAGCTGCAAGCTGTAAATCTCAAACCTGAAAAACCCTGAACCTTGTACCTTAAACCGTCTTTTCATTTTAAAGCCATGCAAATCACCAATGATCAATACGATCTGGGCAAACCAAGCTTCTCGGCCAAAAAGTTGCGTACCATTTCATTCGTAATGGGGGCAAATTCAAATAGCTTGGAGTCCCGCCAATAACGTTGCATGTCGTATTCCATCGTGAATCCATACCCGGCAAGAATCTCCATCCCTTTTGCTGTCGCGTATAAGAAGGCCTCAGAGGCAGCCAGTTTGGCCATGTTGGCCTCTATGGCGCAGGGTAACCCGTTAGATTGAAGCCAGGCCGCCTTATAGATCATCAGACGGGCCAGTTCGATTTTAGTAAACATGTCGGCCAGATAATGCTGGATGGCCTGAAATTGGCCTATCGGCCTGCTAAAAACAATCCGCTCCTTGGCATATTGAACGGCGTCATTGAGGGCCGCCTGAGCACCGCCGGAACAGAGGGCGGCAATGACGATCCTTTCATTGTTGAGGGTGTCCAAAAGGTGATACCAGCCTTTATCTCTTTCGCCCATCAGATTTTCTTTAGGAACCATGACGTCTTCAAAAAAAATTTCGCAGGTGCCCAGGGCTTTTAACCCCACCTTTTTAATCCTGTTAATCGTTATGCCCTTGGTCTTCAAATCGACCATGAAGATGGATATGCCATAAGACTTCTTCTGGACTTCCTTGGTCGTCCTGGCCATGAGCATGATATAATCACTGATGTGCGCCCCCGTAGTAAACATCTTTGAACCGTTAATAAGATAATGATCCTCCTTTTCCTCAGCCTTCGTTTTTAACCCCAGGGCATCGGTACCGCTATGGCTTTCCGTTACCCCCAGGCATATTTTAATATCGCCCCCGGCCAACTTCGGAAGGTAGGCTTCCTTTTGCTTTTCATTACCGAAATACCTTATGGTGGTCGGTCCAAAACAATTAAATTGAAAGAAGGCATCCCCGAGCACGAACATCCCCTTAGCCAATTCCTCAACTGCCAGGACCATATCCATCACATTACCGCCCATCCCCCCGTATTTTTCCTCGATGATCAGCCCCAGCATGCCCAATCCGCCCAATTTATCCCATAAGCGATGGGGGAATTCCTCTTTTTCATCTATTTCCCGCTGAAAGACTCGTGGGCATTCTTTGTCGACGAATTTTCTGATCGTCGCCCGCAACATCTCCTGCTCTTCAGTAATAGTAAAATCCATGATCAACCTCCTCTAATCCATTCCAATATAGGCCCGTTTAATATCCGGGTTTTTCAACAACTCCTGACTCGGGCCTTGTAAAAAGACACGGCCATTTTCATAAACATAGGCTCTGTGTGAAAGTTCCAAGGCTTGGACCACGTTTTGCTCCACCAACAAAATGGTAACGCCGGAGGCATTCAGACTTTCGATAATCCGGTATATTTCGTCAACAACCAGCGGAGCCAATCCTAATGAAGGCTCATCCAGCATCAAAATTCTGGGATTGGCCATCAGTGCCCGGCCGATAGCCAGCATCTGCTGTTCGCCTCCCGATAAAGTCCCGCCTCTCTGTCCCCCCCTGGCCTTCAAAACCGGGAAGAGCTCTAATACAAAATCGAGTGTTTTTTCCCTCTCCGCTTTGGATTTTTTGATAAAAGCCCCTATCTCAAGATTTTCCAAAACCGTCAGAGAATGAAAAATCCTTCGCCCTTCCGGAACCTGGGCAATACCCAGTTGGACGATCTTATGAGGAGACAGCCTGTCGATTCTCTCTCCACAAAATGTAATTTGGCCGTTTCGGGGCCGCGCCATTCCGGAGATGGCCGATAAGGTGGTGGTTTTGCCTGCTCCGTTAGAACCAATCAGGGCAACAATCTCTTTTTCGTTGACTTCCAACGATACGCCAAAGAGAACCTGCATTTCTCCATAGCCGACCTCGATATTATTTAATGTCATCATAATCTTTTTCTCCCCAAGTAGGCTTCAATGGTTCTTTCGTCCTGGGCGATTTCATTAGGCGTCCCTTCGGCAATTTTTGACCCGTGGTTCAAAACGATAATTTTGTTCGACAACTGCATGACGATGTTTAGAATATGCTCAATGAATAAAATAGTCATTTTTTGTTCTGTATGAATTTTTTCTATAAGATCCATCAGTTGGCTGCCTTCCACCTTATTCAGGCCGGCCATGACTTCATCAAGCATCAAAAGGGTGGGTTTGGTCGCTATGGCCCGGGCCAGTTCCAATCTTTTTTTACCGGCCAAGGTCAGGGTGTTGGCCAGATGGTCCCTTCGGTCAATGAGCTTGACTTTTTCAAGGATCTGTAGGGAATAATCTTTGGCTTCGGATAGGGTGGGTGCCCAGTTCAAGGCGCCGATGATTACATTTTGAAGAATATTCAAATTCATAAAGGGTTGGACTATTTGGAAAGTGCGTGTTAATCCTTTTTTACATATCCCGCTGGGACGCCAGTTGGTAATATTTTCTCCCTTAAAAAATATTTTCCCCGAAGTCGGATGCAAATATCCTGAAATGAGGTTAAAAAGCGTCGTTTTTCCCGCTCCATTGGGTCCGATGATGCTAATAATCTGATTATTTTCAACTTGGAAGGAAAGGCCATAGATCGCCGTCATTCCCCCAAAACTTTTTGTTACATCAGTTACTTCCAGCATCTTTTCCTTTCTCATTAAATTAGAATTGATGAGTTCGTAAAAAATCCGGGAGATCCCAACTCCGTCATTCCCGTAGAAACGGGAATCCAGTGTCTATAATTGGGTACTCCTGGTCTGGATTCCCGTCCCCGATTAAGGCATTCGAGGACAGGCTCTGCGCGGGAATGACGAGTTTTGACATAGTCCAC is part of the Deltaproteobacteria bacterium genome and harbors:
- a CDS encoding VacJ family lipoprotein produces the protein MKRLLFLALLAFAVSSCAHSPSPDWSPSSAAVPPQTPLLMASSDAERISLKSPKRSWTPESGTSDNQENRQARQEAEGEEAKPMAAPPEPLKSSSEEAVKDGKENAEDRNSLQEEEVAEEETEASIADPLEPFNRAMFQFNNKLYFWLFRPLAQGYNKVVPEPARKSVKNFFTNLGFPIRFVSSLLQADFQGAATEFGRFAVNTLWGVGGLLDPSSSQQLDIPKKEADFGQTLGVYGVGQGFYLVWPVLGPSSARDSIGMVGDYFLDPVSYISPWYDSIGVRGYKEVNDISLRLGDYESFLEAAIDPYVALRDAYRQYRLKKVEAGKEKAEPARPAGVR
- a CDS encoding DMT family protein is translated as MTFAWYAHLKNLSSKPWYLAALASWGIALLEYLIQVPANRIGYTVMNLGQLKILQELITLSVFVPFSILSLEGCPSRG
- a CDS encoding MaoC family dehydratase N-terminal domain-containing protein; protein product: MKINPNIKYFEDFSLGETFQTDGITIDQGDIIQFAGFSGDYNPLHTNEEFAKTTPFGGRIAHGLVTVSKMTGKFNQLGYWDGSVMALLETGWTFFLPVRANDTIYSKLTVTGMQESKSRDKGVITIKFEVMNQKEKKVIEGFLRLMMRKSDYQKEAM
- a CDS encoding acyl-CoA/acyl-ACP dehydrogenase, encoding MDFTITEEQEMLRATIRKFVDKECPRVFQREIDEKEEFPHRLWDKLGGLGMLGLIIEEKYGGMGGNVMDMVLAVEELAKGMFVLGDAFFQFNCFGPTTIRYFGNEKQKEAYLPKLAGGDIKICLGVTESHSGTDALGLKTKAEEKEDHYLINGSKMFTTGAHISDYIMLMARTTKEVQKKSYGISIFMVDLKTKGITINRIKKVGLKALGTCEIFFEDVMVPKENLMGERDKGWYHLLDTLNNERIVIAALCSGGAQAALNDAVQYAKERIVFSRPIGQFQAIQHYLADMFTKIELARLMIYKAAWLQSNGLPCAIEANMAKLAASEAFLYATAKGMEILAGYGFTMEYDMQRYWRDSKLFEFAPITNEMVRNFLAEKLGLPRSY
- a CDS encoding ABC transporter ATP-binding protein, coding for MMTLNNIEVGYGEMQVLFGVSLEVNEKEIVALIGSNGAGKTTTLSAISGMARPRNGQITFCGERIDRLSPHKIVQLGIAQVPEGRRIFHSLTVLENLEIGAFIKKSKAEREKTLDFVLELFPVLKARGGQRGGTLSGGEQQMLAIGRALMANPRILMLDEPSLGLAPLVVDEIYRIIESLNASGVTILLVEQNVVQALELSHRAYVYENGRVFLQGPSQELLKNPDIKRAYIGMD
- a CDS encoding ABC transporter ATP-binding protein, giving the protein MLEVTDVTKSFGGMTAIYGLSFQVENNQIISIIGPNGAGKTTLFNLISGYLHPTSGKIFFKGENITNWRPSGICKKGLTRTFQIVQPFMNLNILQNVIIGALNWAPTLSEAKDYSLQILEKVKLIDRRDHLANTLTLAGKKRLELARAIATKPTLLMLDEVMAGLNKVEGSQLMDLIEKIHTEQKMTILFIEHILNIVMQLSNKIIVLNHGSKIAEGTPNEIAQDERTIEAYLGRKRL